The DNA region GACGTACAGCGGACGCATCCGCGTGCCCATCGCGAGGGACGCGAACATCGTCTTGTCGGGGAGCTCGGCGAGGAAGATCAGCCCGAAGGCGGTGACGATCGCCAAGGGGTCGAGATGCATAACCGGAGAGGCTCTCTGCTCGGCCGGGCCCGGGACCGACACGGCGCCTCGGCGGGCGACGGGAGGACCACTCGGCCCGGCATGACGAACCACGCCCACGGAATGCGGACGCGGCGTACTGCCTGGCCGAAGGTCTCGCCCGCCCGCGCTGTCCGCGCGGACCCGGTCACCGGGAACCCGGGGGTTCCAGTGTGTCGACGACCGGTTCGCAGGGCTACTCCCCTTCGCTGCCCACCAGTGTATCCGACCTCGTGTCTCGGGTTCGTGGACGCTGTCGAGCAGGCTGCGTGAAGGGAAGTAGACAGTGTCTACGAAGATCGGATAGACAGGCCCCATGCCCGCAGACGCACCACAGCACCGCCCGGAAGGCGCATCCTCCGCCGCCCCCGAGGAGACCCTGCGCGACCGCCTCGTCCGCACCGGCGTCGAACTCGTCGACGCCGAGGGCGCCCAGGCGCTCACCCTCCGGGAGATCGCCCGCCGCGCCGGGGTCTCCCACGGCGCGCCCCGCCGCCACTTCCCCACCCACCTCGACCTGCTCTCCGCCATCGCCCGCGAGGGCTTCGCCGAACTGGGCGCGCGTGTGACGGAAGCGGACGACCCGGCGGGCGCGCCGCGCGCCCGGATCGAGGCGCTCGCCCGCTGCTACCTGGACTTCGTCCGGGAGCGGGGCGGGATGTACGAGCTGATGTTCCGGCACGACCTCCTGGAGAGCGGCCGGCTCGGCCTGCGCGACCTCAGCCTCCCGCTGTTCGCCCACCTCACCGACCTGGTCGCGGCCGCCCGCCCGGCCACCGCCGACCCGGTCGCCGCCACCGGTGCCCTGTGGGCCAACCTGCACGGCATCGCCCAGCTGTGGCGCTGGGGCAGCCTGCGCCTCGCCACCGGCGCGGAGGACCCGGCACCGCTGCTCGCCGCCGCGCTCGACGCCCACCTCGGGCGGGCGGACGGGGCGGCCGGACCGTCCGCGTCCGCCGCCCCGGCCGGAGGTGCCCGATGAGCCCGCGCCGGCACGTCGCCTTCGCCTGCAGCGTCATAGGCGCCGGCGTCGTCGCCCTCGACGGCACGGTCCTGACGATCGCCCAGCCCGTGCTGCAGCGCGACCTCGGCGCGGACACCGGCCAGGTGCAGTGGACCAGCACCGGCTATCTGGTCGCCGTCGCGAGCCTGCTGGTCTTCGCCGGGCGGCTCGGCGACCGCTACGGGCACCGCCGGCTCTTCGTCGTCGGCTGCCTCGGCTTCGCCGGCGCCTCCGCCGGAATCGCCGCCGCGCCCGGCATCGGCTGGGTCGTCGCCCTGCGCGTCCTCCAGGGCGTGGCGGGCGCGCTGCTGCAGCCCGCCACCCTCGGCATGCTGCGCGCCGTCTATCCGCCCGACCGGCTCGGCATGCCCGTCGCCGTGCGCACCAGCGTCATCGGACTTGCCGCGGCGGCCGGCCCGCTGATCGGCGGCGCG from Streptomyces fradiae includes:
- a CDS encoding TetR/AcrR family transcriptional regulator produces the protein MPADAPQHRPEGASSAAPEETLRDRLVRTGVELVDAEGAQALTLREIARRAGVSHGAPRRHFPTHLDLLSAIAREGFAELGARVTEADDPAGAPRARIEALARCYLDFVRERGGMYELMFRHDLLESGRLGLRDLSLPLFAHLTDLVAAARPATADPVAATGALWANLHGIAQLWRWGSLRLATGAEDPAPLLAAALDAHLGRADGAAGPSASAAPAGGAR